The Pseudooceanicola aestuarii genomic sequence GCCGGTGCCCGGCTGAACGTCTCTCATGCCGCGATCAGCCAGCAGATCAAGCAGCTGGAGGCGCATCTGGGCCTGGCGCTGGTGCGGCGCGGCGGGCGGCAGCTGGACCTGACCCTGGATGGTCGCGCTTTGGCCGATGCAGTGCTGGACGGGCTGGCCGGCGTGATCGAGGTCACCGAACGGCTGACCGGACAGGACGCGATGCGGCCGTTGACGATCTCCACCACACCGGCGTTTGCCTCGTCCTTCCTGATGCCGCGCATGGCGGATTTCCGGCGCCGCCATCCCGGCGTGTCGCTGATGATCGACCCGTCGCCCGAATTGCGGGACGTCGGGCCCGGCGCCTTTGACGCGGCGGTGCGCTATGGCAACGGCGATTGGCCCGGTCTGGCGGCCGATCTGCTGCTGCTGACCCCCATTGCCATCATCGGCGCGCCTGAACTGGTAGGGCATGGTGGGCCGGTGACGCCCGATGACCTGACCGCCTATCACTGGTTGCAGGAACTCGGCACCTCGGAGGCGACGGAATTCATGCAGGCCCATGGCGCCACGCTGGAATTGCGGCAGGGCGTGACCTCCC encodes the following:
- a CDS encoding LysR family transcriptional regulator, encoding MIDWTRLPPLTALRALAALAETGSTVEAGARLNVSHAAISQQIKQLEAHLGLALVRRGGRQLDLTLDGRALADAVLDGLAGVIEVTERLTGQDAMRPLTISTTPAFASSFLMPRMADFRRRHPGVSLMIDPSPELRDVGPGAFDAAVRYGNGDWPGLAADLLLLTPIAIIGAPELVGHGGPVTPDDLTAYHWLQELGTSEATEFMQAHGATLELRQGVTSLPGNMVLDAARNGQGVAVMARAFAEPDIAAGRLRLLFEDTRKKGYFLVHRPGSQRPLVRAFLRWMRGQVGAVEKMSQGCN